Proteins encoded in a region of the Candidatus Providencia siddallii genome:
- a CDS encoding MATE family efflux transporter: MQKYFIEARSLLTIGIPILLAQFSQTAMGFIDTVMAGSVSEIEMSAIAIGLSIWLPIILFGHGVLMALTPIIVQMNGSGRRKLIADQIQQGLWLAFFLALCIMFLLYNSNYFINNILHIDNELSFKSVRFLRAIMCGVPGYLFYQVYRSQCDGLSKTKPGMIIGFIGLIVNVPINYTFIYGRLGVPAFGGVGCGIATASVYWIMCIIMRWYIKKAPAYYDIVSVYSFSFPKFLILKRIIRLGLPIGLSLFFEVTLFAVVALFISPFGIVAVAAHQIALNFSSIMFIFPLSLGVASTIRVSYNLGMRSIDAAKVSSYTGLVVGFCVSCVTAIITAIFRESIAIMYNKNLEVVSLASNLMLFAAFYQLSDSIQVIGSGILRGYKDTRSIFFITFTAYWVLGLPFGYILSLTDIVTFAMGPKGFWIGFIIGLTSSAIGIVTRIYWIHKQTAFFIFLKSNK; this comes from the coding sequence GTGCAGAAATATTTTATAGAAGCGCGTAGTTTATTAACTATTGGAATTCCTATTTTACTTGCTCAATTTTCACAAACTGCTATGGGTTTTATTGATACTGTTATGGCAGGAAGTGTTAGTGAAATTGAGATGTCTGCAATTGCTATAGGTCTTTCGATTTGGTTGCCTATTATTCTTTTTGGTCATGGTGTATTAATGGCATTAACACCTATAATTGTTCAAATGAATGGTTCTGGTCGTAGAAAATTAATTGCTGATCAAATTCAACAAGGTTTATGGTTAGCTTTTTTTTTAGCACTTTGTATTATGTTTTTACTTTATAATAGTAATTATTTTATAAATAATATATTACATATTGATAATGAGTTATCATTTAAATCAGTTCGTTTTCTTCGTGCGATTATGTGTGGTGTTCCTGGTTATTTATTTTATCAAGTTTATCGTAGTCAATGCGATGGATTATCAAAAACAAAACCAGGAATGATTATCGGTTTTATAGGTTTAATTGTTAATGTTCCAATTAATTATACATTTATTTATGGTCGTTTAGGTGTTCCTGCGTTTGGTGGTGTAGGTTGTGGAATTGCTACTGCATCAGTTTATTGGATTATGTGTATAATTATGAGATGGTATATAAAAAAAGCTCCAGCGTATTACGACATTGTGTCAGTTTATTCTTTTTCATTTCCAAAATTTTTAATTTTAAAGCGTATAATAAGATTAGGTTTACCAATTGGATTATCATTATTTTTTGAAGTTACGTTATTTGCGGTTGTAGCATTATTTATTTCTCCTTTTGGAATAGTTGCTGTTGCTGCACACCAAATTGCACTTAATTTTAGTTCTATTATGTTTATTTTTCCATTATCATTAGGTGTTGCGTCAACTATTCGTGTTAGTTATAATCTTGGTATGCGATCAATAGATGCAGCTAAAGTATCATCATATACTGGATTAGTTGTTGGTTTTTGTGTTTCATGTGTAACTGCAATTATTACTGCTATATTTCGTGAATCAATTGCTATTATGTATAATAAAAACTTAGAAGTTGTCTCATTAGCATCGAATTTAATGTTATTCGCAGCTTTTTATCAACTTTCAGATTCTATACAAGTTATTGGATCAGGTATTTTACGTGGATATAAAGATACACGTTCTATTTTTTTTATTACATTTACAGCTTATTGGGTTTTAGGGTTACCTTTTGGTTATATATTATCTTTAACTGATATTGTTACTTTTGCTATGGGTCCTAAAGGTTTTTGGATTGGTTTTATTATTGGATTAACTTCTTCTGCAATTGGTATTGTAACACGAATTTATTGGATTCATAAACAAACTGCTTTTTTTATTTTTTTAAAATCAAATAAATAA
- the sufE gene encoding cysteine desulfuration protein SufE, which translates to MLILPDKKKLLLNFSSCNNWEERYLYIIKLGKSLPKISNSQKNNCNFILGCQSNVWIDIKKQQDKTIILTGDSDAMIVKGLLSIVIILFQGKTASQILKQDFESYFKQLDLKRHLTTSRTQGLNSIIRNIFTRVNKLI; encoded by the coding sequence ATGTTAATATTACCGGATAAAAAAAAATTATTACTAAATTTTTCATCTTGTAATAACTGGGAAGAACGTTATTTATACATAATTAAACTTGGAAAATCTCTTCCTAAAATATCTAATTCACAAAAAAATAACTGTAATTTTATTTTAGGTTGTCAAAGTAATGTTTGGATAGATATAAAAAAACAACAAGACAAAACAATTATATTAACTGGTGATAGTGATGCTATGATAGTAAAAGGATTATTATCTATTGTTATTATATTGTTTCAAGGAAAAACAGCTAGTCAAATATTAAAACAAGATTTTGAATCTTATTTTAAACAACTTGATTTAAAACGACATCTAACAACATCACGTACTCAAGGTTTAAATTCCATAATTCGTAATATATTTACTCGTGTAAATAAATTAATATAA
- a CDS encoding riboflavin synthase subunit alpha has product MFTGIIENTMQVIKIIKKNNFQKHILEFKKELLTNLKIGASVSHNGCCLTVTKINKKKVTFDLIKETLKLTNLNNIKEGDFINIERSAKYGDEIGGHILSGHIITTAKIINISKSKYNYQICLILKNLNIMKYISYKGFIAIDGISLTVGDINEKNFFINLIPETILKTTLGKKNIGDVVNVEIDSYTQTIVNTIENLKKIKNNFI; this is encoded by the coding sequence ATGTTTACAGGAATTATTGAAAATACAATGCAAGTTATTAAAATAATAAAAAAAAATAATTTTCAAAAACATATTTTAGAATTTAAAAAAGAACTTTTAACTAATTTAAAAATTGGTGCATCAGTTTCACATAACGGTTGTTGTTTAACTGTGACAAAAATTAATAAAAAAAAAGTTACTTTTGATTTAATTAAAGAAACATTAAAATTAACTAATCTAAATAATATAAAAGAAGGTGATTTTATTAATATTGAACGTTCTGCAAAATACGGAGACGAAATTGGCGGACATATATTATCAGGTCATATTATAACAACTGCTAAAATAATAAATATTTCAAAATCAAAATATAATTATCAAATTTGCTTAATTCTAAAAAACTTAAATATCATGAAATATATTTCATATAAAGGTTTTATTGCTATTGATGGCATAAGTTTAACCGTAGGAGACATTAATGAAAAAAATTTTTTTATAAATTTAATCCCAGAAACAATTTTAAAAACAACTTTAGGAAAAAAAAATATAGGTGATGTAGTTAATGTTGAAATAGATTCTTACACACAAACTATCGTAAATACAATTGAGAATTTAAAAAAAATAAAAAATAATTTTATATAA
- the grxD gene encoding Grx4 family monothiol glutaredoxin yields MITILKIKKQIKNNPILLYMKGSPKSPSCGFSAKAAQTLCSCGEKFAYVDVLQNLDIKKELPKYANWPTFPQLWINGVLIGGCDIITDMFIKGDLQLLIKKTINNYYKNY; encoded by the coding sequence ATGATAACTATTTTAAAAATCAAAAAACAAATTAAAAATAATCCTATTTTATTATATATGAAAGGATCTCCAAAATCCCCAAGTTGTGGTTTTTCTGCAAAAGCCGCACAAACATTATGTTCTTGTGGAGAAAAATTTGCATATGTTGATGTTTTACAAAATTTAGATATCAAAAAAGAATTACCAAAATATGCAAACTGGCCAACTTTTCCTCAACTTTGGATTAATGGAGTTTTAATAGGTGGTTGCGATATTATCACGGATATGTTTATAAAAGGAGATTTACAACTTTTAATAAAAAAAACAATTAATAATTATTATAAAAATTATTAA